The Streptomyces sp. NBC_01275 genome has a segment encoding these proteins:
- a CDS encoding DUF885 domain-containing protein: MGDDISADSRAVRDVADAYVTGLARVDPGIATYLGVPVGQDEMPDLSPEGRARLDDLSRATLLDLDRAEQAAAGPLTAEERRCGRLLRERLQADLAVSADDEYLREVVNVYGLQQRVQDIFQLMPTGDADDWAAAARRMSRVSRTVDGFRDSLTGALEKDRFAAAPRQVRVVADQLDAWIRDGDGRGWHAGFCADADVPPSLRSELDASAGLAVAALAELRDWLRADYLPRVEGRPDGVGADRYRTWARFWTGAELDLQETHAWAWEEYRRIRAEMRAEAESVLPGATARQAMHHLDRHGEAVDGVEEVRLRLQGWMDEALDDLDGTYFELAPPVRVVESAIAPAGSGSAAYYTPPSVDFSRPGRTWLPTQGRTRFPLWSLRSVWYHEGVPGHHLQLAQWRHLSDRLSTYQATLGGIDACTEGWAMYAERLMDELGYLRTPGERLGFLDWQMLRAVRVLIDTGVHLALDIPRDAPVGAGRTWTPELAKEFLAFHSGQSAEFVDSEIGRYLGLPGQAISYKLGERAWLDGRAAAGAAHAARGERLDLKSWHTAALSLGPLGLDDLQDELARL; this comes from the coding sequence GTGGGCGACGACATATCTGCCGACTCCCGCGCGGTGCGGGATGTGGCTGACGCCTATGTCACAGGGCTCGCCCGGGTGGACCCGGGCATCGCCACCTACCTGGGTGTGCCGGTGGGGCAGGACGAGATGCCCGACCTGTCGCCGGAAGGCCGCGCCCGGCTGGACGACCTGTCCCGCGCCACCCTCCTCGACCTGGACAGGGCCGAGCAGGCCGCGGCGGGCCCCCTGACCGCCGAGGAGCGACGGTGCGGGCGGCTGCTGCGCGAGCGCCTTCAGGCCGACCTGGCCGTCAGCGCCGACGACGAGTACCTGCGTGAGGTCGTCAACGTCTACGGCCTGCAGCAACGCGTCCAGGACATCTTCCAGTTGATGCCGACGGGCGACGCGGACGACTGGGCAGCGGCCGCGCGGCGGATGAGCCGTGTGTCGCGGACGGTCGACGGCTTCCGGGACTCCCTGACCGGAGCGCTGGAGAAGGACCGCTTCGCCGCGGCGCCGAGACAGGTCCGCGTCGTCGCCGACCAGCTCGACGCGTGGATCCGCGACGGCGACGGCCGGGGCTGGCACGCCGGCTTCTGCGCGGACGCCGACGTGCCGCCGTCGCTGCGGTCCGAACTGGACGCGTCGGCGGGCCTGGCCGTCGCGGCGCTGGCCGAGCTGCGGGACTGGTTGCGCGCCGACTATCTCCCCAGGGTCGAGGGCCGGCCCGACGGCGTGGGCGCCGACCGGTACCGCACCTGGGCCCGGTTCTGGACGGGCGCCGAACTCGACCTGCAGGAGACCCATGCGTGGGCCTGGGAGGAGTACCGCAGGATCCGGGCCGAGATGCGCGCCGAGGCGGAGTCCGTGCTGCCCGGAGCCACGGCACGCCAGGCGATGCACCACCTCGACCGGCACGGCGAGGCGGTGGACGGAGTGGAAGAGGTCCGGCTGCGGCTGCAGGGCTGGATGGACGAAGCGCTCGACGACCTCGACGGCACGTACTTCGAACTCGCGCCGCCGGTGCGGGTGGTGGAATCCGCGATCGCGCCGGCGGGCAGTGGCTCGGCGGCGTACTACACCCCGCCGAGCGTGGACTTCTCGCGCCCCGGCCGGACCTGGCTGCCGACCCAGGGACGCACCCGGTTCCCCCTGTGGAGCCTGCGCAGCGTCTGGTATCACGAGGGCGTGCCGGGCCACCATCTGCAACTCGCCCAGTGGAGGCACCTCAGCGACCGGCTGTCGACGTACCAGGCCACTCTCGGCGGCATCGACGCCTGCACCGAGGGCTGGGCGATGTACGCGGAGCGGCTGATGGACGAGCTCGGCTACCTGCGCACCCCCGGCGAGCGCCTCGGCTTCCTCGACTGGCAGATGCTGCGCGCCGTGCGGGTCCTGATCGACACCGGAGTGCACCTGGCCCTCGACATCCCGCGCGACGCCCCGGTCGGCGCGGGGCGGACCTGGACTCCCGAGCTCGCGAAGGAGTTCCTCGCCTTCCACAGCGGGCAGTCGGCCGAGTTCGTGGACAGTGAGATAGGACGGTATCTCGGCCTGCCCGGTCAGGCGATCTCCTACAAGCTGGGGGAGCGGGCCTGGCTGGACGGCCGGGCCGCGGCCGGGGCGGCGCACGCCGCCCGCGGCGAGCGGCTGGACCTGAAGTCCTGGCACACGGCCGCGTTGTCGCTCGGCCCACTCGGTCTCGACGACCTCCAGGACGAACTGGCCCGGCTCTAG
- a CDS encoding lysine N(6)-hydroxylase/L-ornithine N(5)-oxygenase family protein produces the protein MTDRPDAQATAPASEPVDVLGIGFGPANLSLAIALQEDLPRAGAFFLEAAHHPVWQGGLLLDGSNMQNHPNRDLVTLRNPRSRYSFLNYLFEEGRLIEHLNLPLEFPLRKEYAQYIDWATRQFRPQVAFGARATDIAVAEVDGTPEYVVTCADGSRQRARSLVVGTGRTPFVPGPFAGLDTPRVCHLTRYLHTVRELTETPPRSIAVIGGSQSSVEIVLDLAHRFPQARIVNYVRKFGLRLKDTSPFSEEGFFPAFTDYYYRANRASKNELDAYMRPTNYSSTDADVLHHLYALIYEQRLDGDQRVFVRGNSEVKAAEPDDTGVRLEVEEVHTKDMSTDHVDLVILATGFRDLGPGHHQEAYPALLAGVIDRFQFDDDGHLVVEPDYRLRPHTDGTPPLFLNGLCESSHGIGDAGSFSLLSLRAATILDSLRKEGIA, from the coding sequence ATGACCGATCGACCCGACGCCCAGGCGACCGCGCCGGCCTCCGAACCCGTAGACGTGCTCGGCATCGGATTCGGACCCGCGAACCTGTCGCTGGCCATCGCGCTGCAGGAGGACCTGCCGCGGGCAGGCGCCTTCTTCCTGGAGGCCGCGCACCACCCGGTGTGGCAGGGGGGACTGCTGCTGGACGGCTCCAACATGCAGAACCACCCCAACCGCGACCTCGTCACCCTGCGCAACCCGCGCAGCCGCTACAGCTTCCTCAACTACCTCTTCGAAGAGGGCAGGCTCATCGAGCACCTGAACCTGCCCCTGGAGTTCCCGCTGCGCAAGGAGTACGCGCAGTACATCGACTGGGCCACCCGCCAGTTCCGGCCGCAGGTCGCGTTCGGGGCGCGGGCGACGGACATCGCCGTGGCCGAGGTCGACGGCACTCCTGAATACGTGGTGACCTGCGCGGACGGTTCGCGACAGCGGGCCCGTTCGCTGGTGGTGGGCACCGGGCGTACGCCGTTCGTCCCCGGACCGTTCGCCGGACTGGACACCCCCCGGGTGTGCCACCTCACCCGGTACCTGCACACCGTGCGGGAGCTGACCGAGACGCCCCCGCGGTCGATCGCCGTCATCGGCGGCAGCCAGAGTTCCGTCGAGATCGTCCTCGACCTCGCGCACCGCTTTCCGCAGGCGAGAATCGTCAATTACGTGCGGAAATTCGGGCTGCGGCTCAAGGACACCAGTCCGTTCAGCGAGGAGGGCTTCTTCCCCGCGTTCACGGACTACTACTACCGGGCGAATCGGGCGAGCAAGAACGAGCTCGACGCGTACATGCGCCCCACCAATTACTCGTCGACCGACGCCGACGTCCTGCACCACCTGTACGCGCTGATATACGAGCAGCGCCTGGACGGCGATCAGCGGGTGTTCGTCCGCGGCAACAGCGAGGTCAAGGCCGCGGAACCGGACGACACGGGCGTGCGCCTGGAGGTGGAGGAGGTCCACACCAAGGACATGTCGACGGACCACGTGGACCTGGTGATTCTCGCGACCGGATTCCGCGACCTCGGACCCGGGCACCACCAGGAAGCGTATCCGGCGCTGCTGGCCGGCGTGATCGACCGATTCCAGTTCGACGACGACGGCCATCTGGTCGTCGAACCCGACTACCGGCTGCGGCCCCACACCGACGGCACGCCGCCGCTGTTCCTCAACGGGCTGTGCGAGTCGAGCCATGGCATCGGCGACGCGGGATCGTTCAGCCTGCTGTCGCTGCGTGCCGCGACGATTCTGGACAGCCTGCGTAAAGAGGGGATCGCGTGA
- a CDS encoding penicillin acylase family protein: protein MTTCQARRPRLRRLWLLPTARVVGAAGAATVLLAGAVLAWPWASAAVLAAGAVGIAGHVHRNCGRVAVERRMLRALRDSAPRCPGDVEVPTLTAPVRAECGDDGVTRITAQTYHDAVRALGYTMGRDRGFQLDLVRRTGSGRLAEVWGRTALPLDTVYRRLGLAAAAHAATEELAGPERELLTAFADGVNAAFAHETPFECRFLSYRPQPWQVEDSVLTSLVLSHSLSWNEDAKRAEAVMRRALPAPVADFFLPGGGTAALPAGLAGHRGAAGAPDLVALDGAVPGSNCWIATGDEPLLACDLHLAFGVPNVLYEVDLAWPGTRLRGLASPGLPVVLTGTNGRIAWGVTNLTADVLDLVPAGQDDLHTRTEHVRIRGRRPVAVDVTTDGTMPVSPIPLCGETIAVRWTGHDPRAADLRFHRLAHAGDVDEAVAVLDDAHGVALNVLVTDRERMAHVATGLLPRRPAGTPRTEPADGHLTGPERPRALDPADGVLVSANDAALPEDEFRIGLDLDPGHRARRIREVLGAAERHDAAGMHALQHDIAADLYLPYRDLAVAALQPTDPVRSLLEEWDGTAATESRAFGVLVRLRNVLAGRVLAPYLAVCREHEPAFRFPFRDLDRPLLAILGARDCALLPAGTTDVDGFVADCVAAAVRERPQKWGRLNRVGLRHPLAALAPWADALLGIRPRPQAGMLHSVRTAVPGFGAAGRVVVTVDDLVTVELPAGQSGHPLSPHYADRHARWASLPPLRPRARRAGRGHVLRPPADR from the coding sequence GTGACCACGTGCCAGGCTCGCCGTCCGCGCCTGCGCCGCCTGTGGCTGCTGCCCACAGCCCGGGTGGTGGGCGCCGCGGGCGCGGCCACCGTGCTGCTCGCGGGCGCCGTGCTCGCCTGGCCGTGGGCGTCGGCGGCCGTGCTCGCCGCGGGCGCGGTCGGGATCGCCGGCCATGTGCACCGCAACTGTGGCCGGGTCGCAGTTGAGCGACGGATGCTGCGCGCCCTCAGGGACTCCGCGCCCCGCTGCCCCGGCGACGTCGAGGTGCCCACGCTGACCGCACCGGTGCGGGCCGAGTGCGGCGACGACGGCGTCACCCGGATCACCGCGCAGACCTACCACGACGCGGTCCGCGCGCTCGGCTACACGATGGGGCGCGACCGCGGCTTCCAGCTGGACCTCGTACGCCGTACCGGAAGCGGCCGGCTCGCGGAGGTGTGGGGCCGCACCGCCCTGCCGTTGGACACCGTGTACCGCCGCCTCGGGCTCGCCGCCGCGGCCCACGCCGCGACCGAGGAGCTCGCCGGGCCGGAGCGGGAGCTGCTGACCGCGTTCGCCGACGGCGTCAACGCCGCCTTCGCGCACGAGACCCCGTTCGAGTGCCGGTTCCTGTCCTACCGGCCGCAGCCGTGGCAGGTGGAGGACAGCGTGCTCACCTCGCTCGTGCTGTCCCACTCGCTGTCCTGGAACGAGGACGCCAAGCGGGCGGAGGCGGTCATGCGCCGCGCGCTGCCCGCACCCGTCGCCGACTTCTTCCTGCCCGGCGGCGGGACTGCGGCCCTGCCCGCCGGTCTGGCGGGCCATCGCGGAGCGGCGGGAGCCCCCGACCTCGTCGCCCTCGACGGCGCCGTCCCCGGCTCCAACTGCTGGATCGCCACGGGAGACGAGCCGCTGCTCGCCTGCGACCTGCACCTGGCGTTCGGCGTGCCCAACGTCCTCTACGAGGTCGACCTCGCCTGGCCCGGCACCCGGCTGCGCGGCCTGGCGAGCCCCGGCCTGCCGGTCGTCCTCACCGGCACCAACGGGCGGATCGCCTGGGGCGTCACGAACCTCACCGCCGACGTGCTCGACCTCGTCCCCGCCGGTCAGGACGACCTGCACACCAGGACGGAGCACGTCCGCATCCGTGGCCGCCGACCGGTCGCCGTGGACGTCACCACCGACGGCACGATGCCGGTCTCGCCCATCCCGCTGTGCGGCGAGACGATCGCCGTCCGCTGGACGGGGCACGACCCCCGCGCCGCCGACCTGCGGTTCCACCGGCTCGCCCACGCCGGCGACGTCGACGAGGCCGTCGCGGTCCTCGACGACGCACACGGCGTCGCCCTCAACGTCCTGGTCACCGACCGGGAGCGGATGGCGCACGTGGCGACGGGTCTGCTGCCCCGCCGCCCGGCCGGGACCCCGCGCACCGAACCCGCCGACGGCCACCTCACCGGACCGGAACGCCCCCGGGCGCTGGATCCCGCCGACGGCGTCCTCGTCTCGGCCAACGACGCCGCCCTGCCCGAGGACGAGTTCCGGATCGGCCTCGACCTCGACCCCGGCCATCGGGCTCGCCGCATCCGCGAGGTCCTCGGCGCGGCCGAACGGCACGACGCGGCGGGCATGCACGCCCTGCAGCACGACATCGCCGCTGATCTGTACCTGCCCTACCGTGACCTCGCGGTCGCCGCGCTCCAGCCCACCGACCCCGTCCGGTCCCTGCTCGAGGAGTGGGACGGCACCGCCGCGACCGAATCCCGCGCCTTCGGCGTCCTCGTGCGACTGCGCAACGTCCTCGCCGGGCGCGTCCTGGCGCCGTATCTCGCCGTCTGCCGCGAGCACGAACCCGCGTTCCGCTTCCCGTTCCGCGACCTCGACCGACCGCTGCTCGCGATCCTCGGCGCCCGCGACTGCGCGCTGCTGCCCGCCGGGACCACCGACGTCGACGGCTTCGTCGCCGACTGCGTGGCGGCGGCTGTGCGCGAACGCCCGCAGAAATGGGGCCGCCTGAACCGGGTCGGCCTCAGACATCCGCTCGCCGCTCTCGCGCCGTGGGCGGATGCCCTGCTCGGCATCCGCCCCCGTCCGCAAGCCGGGATGCTGCACAGCGTCCGCACCGCCGTCCCGGGGTTCGGCGCGGCCGGCCGGGTCGTGGTCACGGTGGACGACCTCGTCACCGTCGAGCTGCCCGCCGGCCAGTCCGGGCACCCGCTGAGCCCGCACTACGCGGACCGGCACGCCCGCTGGGCGAGCCTGCCCCCGCTGCGGCCGCGAGCACGCCGTGCGGGCCGCGGCCATGTGCTCCGCCCCCCGGCAGACCGCTGA
- a CDS encoding thioesterase II family protein, with protein sequence MNSPESRPKKPPRWLLRRPDPDAPARLFLFPYSGCGASMYQAWPRRIGAVDVCLIQPPARQNRIAEPHYGTYENMARDLVEYLRPHLDRPFAFFGHCGGALPGVEVTRQLAAAGLPLPERVFVSAQVAPHDGPYGRLLELDRNGLRAELGHIIANLGGEPSGPLIEMGLQVLVNDLEANKRYSPGRVALPSGITAIGWSEDVEIPTKLMGGWQDTSADSRLVELKGDHFAFLSAPEALLAEIRRDFGEAAKGPAGQEQAAG encoded by the coding sequence ATGAACTCTCCGGAATCTCGTCCCAAGAAGCCGCCGCGCTGGCTCCTGCGCCGCCCGGATCCCGACGCACCGGCCCGCCTCTTCCTTTTCCCCTACTCGGGGTGCGGCGCCTCGATGTACCAGGCGTGGCCGCGCCGCATCGGTGCGGTCGACGTCTGCCTGATCCAGCCGCCCGCCCGGCAGAACCGGATCGCCGAACCGCACTACGGGACCTACGAGAACATGGCGCGGGACCTCGTCGAGTACCTGCGGCCGCACCTGGACCGGCCCTTCGCGTTCTTCGGGCACTGCGGCGGAGCGCTCCCCGGCGTCGAGGTGACCCGGCAACTCGCCGCGGCCGGGCTCCCGTTACCCGAGAGGGTCTTCGTCTCGGCGCAGGTGGCGCCGCACGACGGGCCGTACGGGCGGCTGCTCGAACTGGACCGGAACGGGCTGCGCGCCGAACTCGGACACATCATCGCCAACCTCGGCGGCGAGCCGAGCGGACCGCTCATCGAGATGGGCCTCCAGGTCCTCGTCAACGACCTCGAGGCGAACAAGCGGTACTCCCCCGGCCGTGTCGCCCTTCCCTCGGGCATCACCGCGATCGGCTGGTCCGAGGACGTCGAGATCCCCACGAAGCTCATGGGCGGCTGGCAGGACACCTCGGCCGACAGCCGGCTCGTCGAGCTGAAGGGCGACCACTTCGCGTTCCTCTCCGCGCCGGAGGCGCTGCTCGCCGAGATCCGCCGGGACTTCGGCGAGGCGGCGAAAGGCCCGGCGGGGCAGGAGCAGGCGGCCGGATGA
- a CDS encoding PLP-dependent aspartate aminotransferase family protein, with protein MTDARFTTLAVSGSYDHAESARHLGSLSEPAHLATAQSFPSMDAMLAATAEDGDGWVYSRRGNPTVRLLEQTVAALEGYQVDAEVSAALTATGMGAITLATTPLLSAAAGPKPNIVASPQCYGSTTMVFDKRYGEERDVDVRWVGDPLSVEDWARLVDGETRFLYAEVPSNPTVQLVDIPALAALARQARIPLIVDATLATPALLRPLALGADVVVHSLTKAAGASGRSMGGAVIARHDLGLRGQPAQLSADYAGWLRRGPLRDMGAVISPFNAWTILADIRELRGRVDAMSRTAHGVARYLAEHAGVVEVFYPGLESHRSHRIAARDMRLVDSERDGGEAENRFGFLLCFRPAGGVRAAHEVMDRLRLVWRANNLGQVKSTATIPGATTHKQAADADPDRVPVPADMIRLSIGIEHLDDVIEDLDQALQAR; from the coding sequence GTGACGGACGCCCGATTCACGACCCTGGCCGTCAGCGGGTCCTACGACCATGCGGAGTCGGCCCGTCACCTCGGTTCGCTGAGCGAGCCCGCCCATCTGGCGACAGCGCAGAGCTTCCCGTCGATGGACGCCATGCTCGCCGCCACCGCGGAGGACGGCGACGGCTGGGTGTACTCGCGTCGGGGCAACCCGACGGTCCGCCTCCTGGAGCAGACCGTGGCCGCGCTGGAGGGATACCAGGTCGACGCGGAGGTGAGCGCCGCCCTCACCGCGACCGGGATGGGCGCGATCACCCTGGCCACGACGCCGCTGCTGTCCGCCGCCGCCGGGCCCAAGCCCAACATCGTGGCGTCGCCGCAGTGTTACGGCTCCACCACGATGGTCTTCGACAAGCGGTACGGGGAGGAACGGGACGTCGACGTGCGCTGGGTCGGCGACCCGCTGTCGGTCGAGGACTGGGCCCGCCTGGTCGACGGCGAGACCCGGTTCCTCTACGCGGAGGTCCCGTCGAACCCGACGGTGCAGCTCGTGGACATCCCGGCGCTGGCGGCGCTGGCCCGGCAGGCGCGCATCCCGCTCATCGTCGACGCGACCCTCGCGACGCCCGCGCTGCTGCGCCCGCTGGCCCTCGGCGCGGACGTGGTGGTGCACTCGCTCACCAAGGCGGCCGGCGCCAGCGGCCGGAGCATGGGCGGAGCGGTGATCGCCCGACACGACCTGGGGCTGCGCGGGCAGCCTGCGCAGCTGTCGGCCGACTACGCCGGCTGGCTGCGCCGTGGTCCGCTGCGGGACATGGGCGCGGTCATCAGCCCGTTCAACGCGTGGACGATCCTTGCGGACATCCGGGAACTGCGCGGCCGGGTGGACGCCATGTCCCGCACCGCGCACGGGGTGGCCCGGTACCTCGCGGAGCACGCCGGCGTCGTCGAGGTCTTCTATCCGGGACTGGAGAGCCACCGGTCCCACCGCATCGCCGCGCGGGACATGCGGCTGGTCGACAGCGAACGGGACGGGGGAGAGGCGGAGAACCGGTTCGGTTTCCTTCTCTGCTTCCGCCCGGCCGGCGGTGTCCGGGCCGCGCACGAGGTGATGGACCGCCTCAGGCTCGTCTGGCGGGCGAACAACCTCGGCCAGGTCAAGAGCACGGCCACGATTCCCGGGGCCACCACGCACAAGCAGGCCGCGGACGCCGATCCCGACCGGGTTCCGGTGCCGGCGGACATGATCAGGCTGAGCATCGGAATCGAGCATCTGGACGATGTCATCGAGGATCTCGACCAGGCGCTGCAGGCGCGGTGA
- a CDS encoding ornithine cyclodeaminase — protein sequence MQASSRPLRYLDGATVASLCARIDPLEAVTEAFLAVRANLSGVATEAALRWTAPDGAAARSLVLPAWHEGAYGCKIINASLGNPDRGLPRAAGLILLYDRETAEPVCIMEGAYISALRTAAVSVAALRAVRPLPTVDRVALLGCGVQARTHLGLLAAQGAVKSVIAYDLSPSRRQAFADELRASLPEIDVEIAADPESAVRSAPVSLATTTTTTSYVPLAWLPEGSVFLNVSLDDAAEDVLLGVEHLFVDDWRLVSEDDTRLLGRLARSGRATGPGVEAPGARQVDADLATLLSGAYARPITLADRTVINPFGMGVHDVALATRVHSLARDEDAGVLLAR from the coding sequence ATGCAAGCCTCCTCCAGGCCGCTGCGGTACCTCGACGGTGCGACCGTCGCGTCGTTGTGCGCGCGGATCGACCCGCTCGAGGCGGTCACCGAGGCCTTCCTCGCCGTTCGTGCGAACCTCTCCGGAGTGGCGACCGAGGCGGCGTTGCGCTGGACCGCCCCGGACGGAGCCGCGGCCCGCAGCCTCGTCCTGCCCGCCTGGCACGAGGGCGCGTACGGATGCAAGATCATCAACGCCAGTCTGGGCAACCCGGATCGCGGCCTGCCCCGTGCCGCCGGCCTGATCCTCCTGTACGACAGGGAGACGGCCGAGCCGGTCTGCATCATGGAGGGCGCGTACATCAGCGCCCTGCGCACCGCGGCCGTCTCCGTGGCGGCGTTGCGCGCGGTCCGCCCTCTGCCCACGGTGGACCGGGTGGCCCTGCTGGGGTGCGGTGTCCAGGCGCGTACGCACCTGGGGTTGCTGGCGGCCCAGGGCGCGGTGAAGTCGGTGATCGCCTACGACCTGTCGCCGTCCCGGCGCCAGGCCTTCGCCGACGAGCTGCGCGCATCGCTGCCGGAGATCGACGTCGAGATCGCCGCCGACCCCGAATCAGCGGTCCGCTCGGCCCCGGTCTCCTTGGCCACCACGACGACCACGACCTCGTACGTGCCCCTGGCCTGGCTGCCGGAGGGTTCCGTCTTCCTCAACGTGTCCCTGGACGACGCCGCCGAGGACGTGCTCCTGGGCGTCGAGCACCTGTTCGTCGACGACTGGCGCCTGGTCAGCGAGGACGACACCCGGCTCCTGGGCCGCCTGGCCCGGTCCGGCCGCGCCACCGGCCCGGGCGTCGAGGCCCCGGGAGCCCGCCAGGTGGACGCGGACCTCGCCACGCTCCTGTCCGGGGCCTACGCGCGCCCGATCACCCTCGCCGACCGGACGGTGATCAACCCGTTCGGCATGGGCGTCCACGACGTGGCCCTCGCGACCCGCGTCCACTCCCTCGCCCGCGACGAGGACGCCGGAGTGCTCCTGGCCCGCTGA